The sequence below is a genomic window from Thalassoroseus pseudoceratinae.
GTGCGAGCGGCGTCGAGGCCGAATGCCATGTCGGATGCTGTGATCGTGATACCCTCGTCTTCCCAAGCGGGCCACGTATTCACACCGACGTTGAAGCAGATCTCTTTCGCGGTCGATTTGAGTGTGTTTGCTGTCTCGGGTGACTCCGCACGCTTGGCTTGCTCAAGTCCGAATTGAATTCCTCGGCGGCCGAACATCGTCATCAACGGAACGTTCTTTTCTTGGTAGTAGCAGACTCGGACGAGCGACGAATACCAAGTCACCACTTCCTCCGGCTTGCCGCTCGACTCAAGATGCACAAAAGCCGCGAACGAGTCTTTCGACTTCGCTAGTTGCAGTGTTTCCTTGAGGATTTGTTTCGTCTGTTGGTCGAGTTGCTGCTGCGCCAAGGTCGTCTCCGCAAAAACAAGAAATCCAAGGATGACGAGTCCTGTACCGCACATACGAATCATATCTTGGATCCCCAGGCGTTTACCTGATTAATGACATGCGAACCCGCGACTAAAACCTGTTGTGGTCGGGCTGTCGCTAACAAGCCACCTTTTCGCGCCGACGCATAGCCAGGCCGTATCAGAGCGTTGACACTAACAAACCGCAACTTTCAACTTGTGGAGATCAACAAACGCAAAGCGTACACGTTCCAAATACATAAAGCTAAACAAAGCGTTGTACCTGCTAGACACCAAAACTGTTTTTGTTCTACCCAATCAGCCGCAAGCAAACTACGACAATAAAACCACAGAACGACGACAAGACTCAAGAAATGGAGGACCAGAGGCCATCCTAGTAAAAATGAGACATATGAGCGCTTCCTTTCCAAGTCCATGGTACCTCGAAAGCTTTCCAATTGCGCCTTGACTTCCGATGCAATCTCTTCTTCACTCATCTTATATTCAGAGGCGACATTAAACGTCCTTAAAATACTATTCACGTACGCTTTGATTATTGTTCGTTCGGCGGAATGTCGTATCTTCCTCCCTGGTTCACGAGGCAGTATTTCGGTTCCACGACTACTGACGACCAAGTGAATCTGGAAAACAACCGACATGCTTGCGACTAGCAAAATGGCTACTGATCTCATTAGTCTTCTTTACACGCAGGCTTGAGCAAGCCTTGTCTAGACAAGACGGCTACGAGCAATCATCAATACTCCCCCACGGTTTCTCCACCCGCTCGGGTTGCGAGGGCATCGTACACGTTGGCGTTCATGGTTTCACTCAGGAATCGCGCTGAACCGTCGCCGAGGAGGTGGAAGACTCCGCCGGGGTGTTGGCTGGACGGTCCGTAAAGTGCGTCGATGGCGCGATAGGTCTTGTTGCCGTCGCCATCGCGTTCGACTTCGTAATACGGCTGGTAATTCAACGGTAATTCGGGACCGGCGTAGCTGGGGAGGTTGGTGGAATCGTACCGGCGTGATGCGAGGGCGGCCGCTCCACCATCAATCCAGACGGCCGAACCGGTGTCGCGGGTCTCGGCGATGAACACGGTGTTCGAGAGCCCGTCGGTGATGTCGGCGAAGCGGGTCTTCGACAGCGGATAGAACACGCCGTCCGCGTTCTGCCAGAGTTTCCCGATGTCGGAAGCTCCCATCGCCGCGTAATTTCTGAGCGCGTACGGACTTCCCATGTCGGTGTAGAGCGGATCATCACTGAAATCCGGGCCGGAATAACTCGGACAGCGATACACTGGCAACACCGTGCCCGCCGCCGTTTGGTTCACCGGGTCGAGAGCCGAGACGTTGTAATCCACCAGGTTCTGCAAGTTCGTTTGCTCCATCTGCGGGAGAATCAAACTCGCCCAACTGTGGAGGTGGTAACGAAACGGCCGATCTCGCCACACGCCCTTCTCGACATCACTGGTACTGCTTGGCGGGAGGACCTGGTGCGTGTCATGGTAGTTGTGGAGGGCCAAACCGATCTGCTTGAGATTGTTCCGACACTGCACACCCCGAGCGGCCGACCGCGATTGCTGCACCGCCGGCAACAACAATGCGATCAGAATGGCGATGATTGTGATCGAAACCAACAATTCGATCAGTGTGAATCCGGAACGTCCGGCGGATGGAGAACGCTTCAGCATCGGGAATTCCTGGTTGAGGGCTGTCGACAGAAGCGGTGTGGATATGTTACTCAAAACGAATTCGACCACGGAACTTCAACAAGATGGCCAGAACATGTCGGATGCGGACTCGAAGATTTGCCGACGTATCGTGTTTCACGGGCGTGTCCAAGGTGTGGGGTTTCGGATGACCACCGAACGCTTGGCACAGAAATACGAAGTCGTCGGGTACGTCAAGAATCTCACGGATGGCACCGTCGAAATGTTGGTCCAAGCCGATGCGGACGAAATTGAACGGTTTCTCAATACCGTTCGGCAACGGTTCTCCGGTTACATTGAGGCGGAAGAATCATCATCGTGTGAGGAATCGATGAAGAAAGCGGCAAACGGGTGCCGTGCGTTCACCACTCGATACTGATTGGGTTCAGAAAATTCAGGCGTGTGGCGTTTCGTTCCGCGAATCCTCGATTTTCTGCAGTGACTGCGCTTTTCCCGTTAGATCACGCTCGATAGATTGAATAGACATACCTCTTTTTTGATTTGCGTTGAACTTTGTTTCTCTGTCTTGAGGTCTCGAATCGATGGACGAAGTCGATTTCTCCACAGCTGTTTCGCAACTTTTCCAGGGAATTTCCCAGGATTGGATTATCGCTTTGGCCGTTTTGGTCGGGTTGATCGCGACGCTGATTGCGTTTTGCTATACCACTCAAGCCGGCGTGATTGCCCGCGCGACGACCAAAGAAGCCGTTCGGCAACCCATCTTTTTCCTGATGTTGTTCTTGGCGATGACTTTCCTGCTCTTGAACACTTTCCTCCCCTTCTTCTCGTTGGGTGAGGATTTGAAGATGTTCAAGGACGTCGGGCTAATCACGATCATGTTCTGCGGGATGTTTCTCGGCATTTGGACGTCGAGCATCAGCATCTCTGAGGAAATCGAAGGAAAAACCGCGATGACGCTGTTGTCGAAGCCGATCAACCGGCGACAGTTCATCACTGGAAAATACTTCGGCATCATGAATGGCGTGATTTTCCTGATCGTGCCCTTGGTTGTCGTGTTCGCGGCATTGATCTACTACAAGGTTGGTTACGATGCCCGTGAGGGTTCGCAAACCGGCATTACGGCCGCCGATCGACTGAGAGAAGTCATCCAAGTTCTCCCCAGCACATTGTTGGTGTTTCTGGAAGTTGCTGTGATGACGGCCGTCAGCGTGGCGATTTCCACTCGACTACCGATGATCGTCAATATCGTGACCTGTATGGCGATTTTCGTCGTGGGACACCTCACGCCAGTTTTGGCTCAGACGGTGTTCGCGAAGCTTGAGTTCGTGAAGTTCATGGCCCTCATGATTGCCACCATTTTGCCCGCGCTTGAAGCATTCAAGACAGACGCCATCGTCGCCACCGGCAAAATTGTGCCCCCCATGTATTTGGGGACCGCATTGGCCTATTGCGTCTTCTACACCACTGCCGCAATCCTGTTGGCGTTTATCCTGTTTGAAGACCGCGACCTGGCCTGATCAACGGGCGGTTTCGCGAATTTGCCCGAAAACACGGATGCTTTTCCTTCAATTCGGGGTTAGGATCGAAGATGAGGACCGATTCGCGGTAACTGCACGCAGGTCCTCAACATCCAACGGAAAACTCACTGAATTCCCACGGACGATTTCCTCCTGAAAGAACGGCTGAATTCGTGGAAGGTTTAAGCCCCGCATCCGTCGATTCCTTCGATCGCCTGTTCCCACGTCGCGAATTGTTTCGTGGGAAAGCGTTGGCATCGATTCTTTGGTCGTTCTTGGATACCTGTTGTCTGGTTCTTGCGTTATTCGTCATCTTTCTAGTTGTTGATCTACTCGAAACGAGTGGCGAATTGGTCATCTCGGCCCATCAGCCGACACAAACTCTGGCAGAAAACAAAGCAACCGCCGAAACGGAATGGGCCGAGCTGGAACCGATTATCGGGCCGGAAAACTTCGCTGCCCTTGCTCCACGTGTTTCCACCGGCGAAACCGAATACCGGATGACGCTGGACAACACCGGCGTGCTGCCCACGGTTTGGAAAAGTCGACATCATTGGTGGGGCGGACTGATCGCCAACGCGTATCGCATGTTGCCCTCTCTGCGATCCAATCGACCGGCGTTGGCAGCGTTGGTGTTCATTGGCATTTGTTTGGGTCTCGTGCGAACGCTGTTCGCGACGTTGGCCCGTCGAGCTCGCAGCGACGCCGCTTTGCAGGTCGCGGTTCGATTGCGGCAGATGATTCACCGACAACGGTTGCGACTTGGTCCTGGCGACCTCACCGATAGCGAAGCACAATCCGTCCGCGACATCTTCATGAACGACACGGAAGTTGTGCGTCGAGGGATTTACGATTGGATCGGGCGTTTCGGGCGGTACCCGCTCACATTGGCATTGCTGTTCTTGTTGGCGATGTCCATTCACTGGCGATTGACGCTGCAATGCATCATTCCGCTTGCGTTCGGCTGGTACCTGCTGCAACGACAACGATTCTCGACCCAACAGAAAGCCCGCTACGCCGATAGCCAATCGGAGGAGCAACTCCGAATCCTCGCCGACGGTCTGGACAAAACTCGCCTCATCCGTGGATACGGGATGGACGAATTCGAGTCCGCTCAGTTCCAACATAACCTGGAGCGATATCGAGCCAGCACATCGCAAATTAGCCGAAGCGAACGAGGTTCGCAGTGGATTTCGCGATTCATCGTGATCCTTGTTGTGAGTGTCGTACTGATCATACTCGGCCTGAAAGTTCTTGAACCGGCGGGAACACCGTACGGACTGTCGCTATCTGCAACGTTGGTTCTCATGACGATCTTCGCATGGATGTATCGTCCGTTGGAGGAATTGTTTCACGCCGTCCGTGCACGTCGGGATGTCGCCACAATTGCCGACCGAATCTATCGCTACCTCGATCGCGTTCCGACCGTCGGACAAGCCGTGGGAGCCAAGTTCCTTCAACCATTGTCGAAACGAATCCACTTCGAGAATGTTTCGTACACTCTGAAGAATCGTGGCCGACTGCTGAACCAACTGGAACTCAAGATTCCGGCAGGCAATTCGGTCGCATTGGTTTCGCATGACCCGCTCGTACCGAAAGCCTTGGCGTATTTGCTGCCCCGATTTATCGAACCCAACGAGAACGGTGGTCGGGTGCTGTTCGATGGTCAGGATATCGCCTGGGTCACGCTGGAGTCATTGCGAGCGGAAACCGTCTACGTCAGCGGTTCGGACCCCCTGATGACGGGAACGGTCCGCGAAAACATCGCCTGCGGACGGTCGGACCATTCGCTGCAAGATGTGATGGCCGCCGCGAAGCAAGTGCACGCCAGCAAGTTCATTCTGGACCTGCCTCAAGGTTACGAAACGATGCTCGGCGAACACGGCGAACAGCTTGATCCTGGCCAAAGTTTTCGTCTTGGGCTGGCCCGTGCGATGCTCCGCGACCCGGCCTTGCTGATCATCGAGGAACCGGTTGCCCAGTTGGACGAAGACACCAAAGCCCTTCTCGACGACGCGTACAACCGGATTTTCCGGGACCGAACCGTGATTCTGCTGCCATCGCGTCTCTCATCCGTGAAGCGGGCGGATCGGGTCGTCTTGCTGCACAATGGCCGCGTGGACAGTATCGGACCACACGCCGAACTCGCCAGCACTTCGCAGCTCTATCGGCATTGGGAATACCTCCGATTCAGCGCGATGAGCAAGGAAGTCACCAGTCGATAGAGAAAAATTGTCGACGGGTTTCGGCTCGAATTCGCCGTTAACGCCCTGACAACTGGTGGAATTTTGATACCTGCTGATTCCACAACCTGGGAAAGCTTGACTTTCCAGACTTGTGTCCGGAATCGGTAGTGACTATTATTCCGCCGGATCGGAACTCACAAACACTCTGTTTGGTGTCCGAGCAATAGCCAATCGGGACGTAGCTCAGCTTGGTAGAGCGCCTGCTTTGGGAGCAGGAGGTCGCACGTTCAAATCGTGTCGTCCCGACTTTCGCTGTTCAATTCAAACGAACAACATTCTTGGACGCCGAGTTAGGACGACTGACTCGGCTCATTTTCATTCTGCTGACTCAACTTAATCTGTCATGCCTCGGATCAACGATCACTATTTGAAACTCAAGGCGGGCTACCTGTTCCCAGAGATCGGCCGTCGAGTCAGAACGTTCGCGGAAGAGAATCCTCAGGCGAACATCATCAAATTGGGCATTGGCGATGTCACCGAACCGCTGCCGAAGGCCATCAGCGATGCCATGCACGCTGCGGTCGATGAGATGGGCACGCGGGAAACCTTCCGTGGGTACGGTCCGGAGCAAGGCTACGACTTTCTTCGCGAAGCCATCGTAGAGAACGATTACAAAGCTCGTGGCGTGGACATTTCCGCCGACGAGATTTTTGTGTCCGACGGTTCCAAATGCGATACCGGAAACATTCTGGACATCTTCGGCCCCGACAACACCATCGCCATCACCGACCCGGTGTACCCGGTGTATGTCGATACCAACGTGATGGTCGGGAACACTGGCGAGGCCAATGAAACGGGCCAATACGACGGCCTCGTTTACCTGCCGGTGACGGCGGAGAACGACTTCATTCCGCCCCTGCCCGATCGCCCCGTTGATTTGATCTACCTCTGCTACCCCAACAACCCGACGGGTACGGTCGCCTCGAAAGAAACACTCAAAACCTGGGTCGATTACGCTCGCAACAACAACGCGATCATCTTTTTCGATGCCGCCTACGAAGCATTCATCACCGACCCGGAAATTCCGCATTCGATCTTCGAGATTGAAGGCGCCCGTGAGGTTGCGATTGAGTTCCGCAGCTTCAGCAAAAAAGCTGGATTCACCGGCGTACGATGTGCGTTTACCGTTGTTCCTAAAGAACTGACCGGACGCACCGCCGACGGTAGCGAACAAGCCATCCACCCATTGTGGAATCGTCGACAAAGCACGAAGTTCAACGGTGTGTCTTACATCGTTCAACGAGGTGCAGCCGCTGCGTATTCGCCGGACGGTAAGAAGCAAATCCAGGAACTCGTTGACTTCTACATGCAGAACGCCTCCATTCTTCGTGAAGGACTGGAGAAGCTCGGCATCTCGGTCTATGGCGGCGTGAATGCCCCGTATGTTTGGCTGCAAACGCCGAACAATTTGCCAAGCTGGGACTTCTTTGACCAACTGCTGACCAAAACGGAATTGGTCGGGACTCCTGGCAGCGGATTCGGAGCGGCTGGCGAAGGCTACTTCCGCTTGAGTGCATTCAACAGCCGAGCCAATGTCGAAGAAGCCGTCGGACGTCTCAACAAAATGCTCTCTTGATTTCCTGTGATCCTGCTTGCTCAAGGATGAGCGACTCATGACCGTCGGAGACTACGCAGAAGCCATCATCCTGGGAATTGTCCAGGGAATCGCGGAGTTTCTTCCGATCAGTTCGTCGGGCCACTTGGTCATCATCGGCGAGATCATCCGTAATCTCACCGGACGCGAAATCGATCCGGAAGCCAATGTGCAACTGATTGTCGCGTTGCATGCGGGAACGTTGTTGTCGATTCTCGTGGTCTACCGAAATCGACTGTTGGCGATCCTGCGTGAACGGTGGGTTCTGATCGGCATTGTGGTCGCGACGTTACCGCTGGTCATCATCGCCCCCACACCGATCAAAGATTTTCTCGAAGAAGGTATGGCAACTCCGATGGTTGCCGGCTGTTGCCTACTCTTGACCGCGTTCCTGCTGTTAGTCAGTCGATCGATGGAACGCGGCGAACGATCGCTCGAGCAGATGACACCGCTCCACGCCTGGCTGATCGGGCTGTTCCAACTTCTTGCGATTTTGCCGGGCGTCTCGCGATCGGGCAGCACGATTTCCGGTGGTTTGATTCTCGGTTACACCCGGGAAGCGGCGGCAAACTTTTCCTTCTTCATTGCAATCCCGGCCATTCTTGGCGCGACGGTCTTGAAAGCCGCTGATATGCTCGGTGGAGACGCCACCGGTGCGAATTTCCCCATCGGACCGCTCGTCGTGGGCACAGCGGTGTCATTCATCGTTGGCTGGCTGACGCTGAGTTGGCTGCTGTCCATCATCGCTCGCGGCCGACTCCATTGGTTTGCGATCTACTGTGCCATTGTCGGCATCGCAACGATTGTCTGGCAATTGCTGGTCTGAGCTACTCCATTCCAACTGCAGCACGGACGGTTTCGACCGCATCGCTGCAAAGCTTCTCCGCATCGTCTTTCTGAGGAGCTTCGGCAATCACACGGAGAATTGGCTCGGTATTGCTGGCCCGCACCTGCACCCACCGATCATCCCAATCCAACCGCAAACCGTCCCCGGTCGTGGCGGCGGCATCGGGATACTCCGCCTGCAACGCAATGCAAGCTGCCTCGACTTCGGTGCGAGGACAGGTCAGCTTGTCTTTGACAATCGTGTATTGCGGTAGCGAATCTGCCCAAGTCGCGACCGATTCCTGCCCAGAAGCCAAACCGTCAAGCACATAAGCCATCGCCAGAAAACTGTCGCGGACGAAACCGACTTGAGGATCGATCAACCCGCCATTGCCCTCACCACCCAACACCGCCGAAACGGCCTGCATCTTGGCAACGACGTTCGCTTCACCCACGTGCGACCGGTGAAACTCGCAACCGTGTTTCTCCGCGATGTCGGCAGTCACGCGACTCGTCGAACCATTCACAACCACCGGACCTTTGCGACGACCGAGCACATGATCGGCACACAAGGCAAGTGTTAGTTCCTCACCGATATACCGGCCTGTGTTGTCCACAATCGCGAGACGATCAGCATCCGGGTCCTGAGCGAACCCCACATCCGCCCCACTCTGCTTCACACGCTCGCAGAAAGAAGCAAGATTTTCTCGCGTCGGTTCCGGAGTGTGTGCGAATTGACCATCCGGTGTGCCGCCGAGCACTTCGAAATCGCAGCCGAGTTGCTCCAGAAGAGTCGGCCCCAACACCCCGCCCGATCCGTGATTGCAATCCAAGAGAACCTTGAATCGACGGCTGCGAATCGCTTCGATGTCGACCAGTTTCAATACCCGATCCAAATGCGGTTGCCCTGGGTTCGCCAATGTTTCGACACGCCCTAGCCCGTCGAAACTCGACAATTGGAATGAACCATTTTCTAAGATCCCCAGCAATCGTTTCCCAGCCGCAGCGTCCAAGACCGAGCCAGTCGGCAGGAACGGTTTGAGTCCATTCCACGGAGCCGGATTGTGACTGGCCGTAATCTGCAAACCACCCGCTGCCTGGTGATGCGTAACCAGCACACCGCAGGTCGGCGTCGAGGCGATATCGGCATCAAGAACGCGACAGCCAGTCGCCAACAAACCGGCCACAACGGCATGCTTCACCATTTCGCCACTGGCCCGACCATCACGGCTGAGCACAATCGTCCCGCCCTTGGTCATCGTTCCCAACGCCATGGCAAACCGCGTCACATAGTCCGGTTCCAGACCATCGCCAATGATTCCTCGCAAACCGGAAATACTGACAATCCGTTGTGTCATCGTTTTTGCCTTTCGATGGACCGATCCTGTCACTGGCTTTTTAGCGAATCTGTGTTGCTTCCGGAACGGTTGATGCCGACCAATTTTCTCGTCAACCAATTCTCTCATCGACTAACCAGAGCCCAGAACGTGCAAATTATCCAAAGCGAACCGCAATTTTCGAGTCTTTCGCCACGGGAGATGACAGGAGTAACGAGCGTGGCTCCCACTCCACACAGATAGTCCTGACGTTATTTAGCTCCCAACACGGGCGAAACTTGAACCATCGTCAGACCGCTGGACTTCGAGGCAAAATTTCGAGACGATGGATACCATGTGCGGACGTTTCAATCTTCGAACCAACCTAACCGTCATCGCGGACACATTCGGTGTGAAACCGCGACAGATGGAATTGCCACTCCGATTCAACATTGCCCCGACTCAAGACGTGCTGGCGATCCGGCAAGGCGACCAAGAGCGGGAACTGTTCCAACCGCGTTGGGGGTTGATACCGTCATGGGCGAAAGACCCGTCCATCGGCAACCGCATGATCAACGCCCGCTGCGAAACGGTCGCCGAGAAACCATCGTTCCGGTCGGCCTTCAAACGCCGTCGTTGTCTAATCCCCGCGACTGGTTTCTATGAGTGGAAAGGGAAAAAGTCGCCGAAACAACCCTTCCACATCCACATGCAAGACGATTCCGTATTTGGATTCGCTGGCCTATGGGAAACTTGGAAGAGTCCGGATGGGCCAACCGAATCTTGCACAATCATCACGACGGAACCGAACTCGTTGACCGCGGAAATTCACGACCGCATGCCGGTCATTCTTCACGAAGACGACTACACGATCTGGCTCACTGACGACGAACCTGACGAACTCCGGGGCCTGCTGATGCCGTACCCTGCTGATGAAATGGTGGCGGAACCGGTCAGTCGACACGTCAGCAACGCTCGCAATGAAGGGCCGGAGTGTTTGAATCCAGCGTGACTCCGACCATCACAAGTTGAACTTTCAACGACGAAGCCAACAGTGCACCGGATGGTTTGCTCGCTTCGAGTCGCCGCCTGCCACGCCTTGACGTCGACCAGCACCGCACGCTGGCTGCTGGAATTGTGGACACGCAAATCCGAATCGCCGACTCAATTCACACGGTGGTCGAAGCGACTTTCTTGATGCGTGTTTTGTTTCCTGCATCGTCGATGGCGACATAGGTAAAGTCAGCTTCGGTGACCATGAACCGGGGGCAACGAAACTCTTCCTGCCGAAGGACCGGCTTGACCCAGACTTCTAAATGAATTGTGATTGAGGTATTCCCAACCCGTTGAACGGCACCGTAACAACAAACCACATCGCCAATTTTGACCGGTTTGTGAAACCGCATCGCCTCGACTCCCACGGTCACCATGCGTGGATGGTTCGCAGCTTCCTTGGAAAGAATGCCCCCCGCGATATCCATTTGCGACATGATCCAGCCACCGAAGATATCACCATTGGCATTGGTGTCGGCGGGCATAGCAAGCGTTCTCAACACCAGTTCCCCATGAGGGTTCAGGCACTCTTCCGTTTCATCGGTCATGACGACTCCACTTGTAGGTTGCATATCTTGCCGAGGACAGTTCAGGTCAGTTTGGCATCGATCGAAAGGCAGCTAAAACGTCTTACCAATAGTTCATGCGACGTTGTTTCCAAGACCGAGCCGCCCGAACCCGTTCCTGCCCCACTTTCAACGACCATACCGTCAAGCAGCGGTTCCGACACGACCCAAAAACACTCACACGAGAGAAAACTGGATTTGAGCACCAGACGAAGTCGGGGTAGATCGCTTCAAACTCACAATCCATCGTGCGATTGAAATTTCTTTTACTTGGCTTCCTGATCGCTCACGCTGGGAAAATCACAGAGCGGAATGCTGGTGGATGGCTCCATCAGAATATCTGCGAGCGTTGTCTCGGCGAACGCTTTCTCGACGCTCTCCAATGCGGAATCGAGGCGTTTGTGTAGCGGGCAAAGTTTCGCGCCGTGGGCGGAGAGTTCGAGTGGGCACGTTCGGATTCGAATGATGGGATCGACGGCATTGACGACTTCGAGAAGCGTTAGTTCTTCCGGCGTTTTGTGAAGCGACATCCCCCCACCGACACCACGTTGCGAGCGAACGACCCCACCCCGCCCCAAAGCCTGCAACACCTTCGAGAGATACGCCGGCGGAATTCTCGTCGCTTCCGCAATCTGATTGGTCGTGGAAGCCTCCGGTGCTTCACTCGCCAGAAAAACAACGGCACGAAGCGCATATTCGACAGTTTGTGAAAACAAATTCACTCCCTCGTTAAAACTGGACATTGACATCCAATATTAGAGGATGTACGATCCGATCAAGCAATAGAGTCACTTTAAGATTTGTTATTCAGTATAACAGTTCCACCAAAACCGAGCAGTCCTATGCAAACCATCGACGAAGCCAAGCTGGAATCCGATCTCGCCTATCGATTCGCCTACCTGACGGAATTTATCGGTCTTGGAAAGGACGACATCGAAGCCATTCACGCGTCGGCACCGCTTCTCGCTCCGCTCGTGCCGGCTTTGGTGGACGCCGTTTACGAGAAACTCTTCAACTACGACGCCACCAAACGACACTTCGTCCCGAAGCAATCGGGATACGAAGGCGAGACGCCGGAAAGCTTGGAATCACTCACGCTCGATCACGAGATGATTCGCTTCCGCAAGCAGCATCTCGGCAGGTACTTGGAAGCCTTGGTCACCCGCCCGTACAACGACAAAATGGTTGCGTACCTCGACATGGTCGGCAAGATTCATACTCCCAAAGCAGGCAGTGATCAGCTCGACATTCCGCTTGTGCAAATGAACGCATTGATGGGCTTCGTGGCAGACGCCTTCAACGCGACCATCTTCGGATTGAACCTCGACCGAGACACAGAAATCCGTACCGTCCGCGCCTTCGGCAAATTGCTGTGGGTGC
It includes:
- a CDS encoding DUF1559 domain-containing protein, with protein sequence MLKRSPSAGRSGFTLIELLVSITIIAILIALLLPAVQQSRSAARGVQCRNNLKQIGLALHNYHDTHQVLPPSSTSDVEKGVWRDRPFRYHLHSWASLILPQMEQTNLQNLVDYNVSALDPVNQTAAGTVLPVYRCPSYSGPDFSDDPLYTDMGSPYALRNYAAMGASDIGKLWQNADGVFYPLSKTRFADITDGLSNTVFIAETRDTGSAVWIDGGAAALASRRYDSTNLPSYAGPELPLNYQPYYEVERDGDGNKTYRAIDALYGPSSQHPGGVFHLLGDGSARFLSETMNANVYDALATRAGGETVGEY
- a CDS encoding acylphosphatase; amino-acid sequence: MLLKTNSTTELQQDGQNMSDADSKICRRIVFHGRVQGVGFRMTTERLAQKYEVVGYVKNLTDGTVEMLVQADADEIERFLNTVRQRFSGYIEAEESSSCEESMKKAANGCRAFTTRY
- a CDS encoding ABC transporter permease subunit, with the translated sequence MDEVDFSTAVSQLFQGISQDWIIALAVLVGLIATLIAFCYTTQAGVIARATTKEAVRQPIFFLMLFLAMTFLLLNTFLPFFSLGEDLKMFKDVGLITIMFCGMFLGIWTSSISISEEIEGKTAMTLLSKPINRRQFITGKYFGIMNGVIFLIVPLVVVFAALIYYKVGYDAREGSQTGITAADRLREVIQVLPSTLLVFLEVAVMTAVSVAISTRLPMIVNIVTCMAIFVVGHLTPVLAQTVFAKLEFVKFMALMIATILPALEAFKTDAIVATGKIVPPMYLGTALAYCVFYTTAAILLAFILFEDRDLA
- a CDS encoding ABC transporter transmembrane domain-containing protein is translated as MEGLSPASVDSFDRLFPRRELFRGKALASILWSFLDTCCLVLALFVIFLVVDLLETSGELVISAHQPTQTLAENKATAETEWAELEPIIGPENFAALAPRVSTGETEYRMTLDNTGVLPTVWKSRHHWWGGLIANAYRMLPSLRSNRPALAALVFIGICLGLVRTLFATLARRARSDAALQVAVRLRQMIHRQRLRLGPGDLTDSEAQSVRDIFMNDTEVVRRGIYDWIGRFGRYPLTLALLFLLAMSIHWRLTLQCIIPLAFGWYLLQRQRFSTQQKARYADSQSEEQLRILADGLDKTRLIRGYGMDEFESAQFQHNLERYRASTSQISRSERGSQWISRFIVILVVSVVLIILGLKVLEPAGTPYGLSLSATLVLMTIFAWMYRPLEELFHAVRARRDVATIADRIYRYLDRVPTVGQAVGAKFLQPLSKRIHFENVSYTLKNRGRLLNQLELKIPAGNSVALVSHDPLVPKALAYLLPRFIEPNENGGRVLFDGQDIAWVTLESLRAETVYVSGSDPLMTGTVRENIACGRSDHSLQDVMAAAKQVHASKFILDLPQGYETMLGEHGEQLDPGQSFRLGLARAMLRDPALLIIEEPVAQLDEDTKALLDDAYNRIFRDRTVILLPSRLSSVKRADRVVLLHNGRVDSIGPHAELASTSQLYRHWEYLRFSAMSKEVTSR
- a CDS encoding LL-diaminopimelate aminotransferase, coding for MPRINDHYLKLKAGYLFPEIGRRVRTFAEENPQANIIKLGIGDVTEPLPKAISDAMHAAVDEMGTRETFRGYGPEQGYDFLREAIVENDYKARGVDISADEIFVSDGSKCDTGNILDIFGPDNTIAITDPVYPVYVDTNVMVGNTGEANETGQYDGLVYLPVTAENDFIPPLPDRPVDLIYLCYPNNPTGTVASKETLKTWVDYARNNNAIIFFDAAYEAFITDPEIPHSIFEIEGAREVAIEFRSFSKKAGFTGVRCAFTVVPKELTGRTADGSEQAIHPLWNRRQSTKFNGVSYIVQRGAAAAYSPDGKKQIQELVDFYMQNASILREGLEKLGISVYGGVNAPYVWLQTPNNLPSWDFFDQLLTKTELVGTPGSGFGAAGEGYFRLSAFNSRANVEEAVGRLNKMLS
- a CDS encoding undecaprenyl-diphosphate phosphatase, encoding MTVGDYAEAIILGIVQGIAEFLPISSSGHLVIIGEIIRNLTGREIDPEANVQLIVALHAGTLLSILVVYRNRLLAILRERWVLIGIVVATLPLVIIAPTPIKDFLEEGMATPMVAGCCLLLTAFLLLVSRSMERGERSLEQMTPLHAWLIGLFQLLAILPGVSRSGSTISGGLILGYTREAAANFSFFIAIPAILGATVLKAADMLGGDATGANFPIGPLVVGTAVSFIVGWLTLSWLLSIIARGRLHWFAIYCAIVGIATIVWQLLV
- the glmM gene encoding phosphoglucosamine mutase; this encodes MTQRIVSISGLRGIIGDGLEPDYVTRFAMALGTMTKGGTIVLSRDGRASGEMVKHAVVAGLLATGCRVLDADIASTPTCGVLVTHHQAAGGLQITASHNPAPWNGLKPFLPTGSVLDAAAGKRLLGILENGSFQLSSFDGLGRVETLANPGQPHLDRVLKLVDIEAIRSRRFKVLLDCNHGSGGVLGPTLLEQLGCDFEVLGGTPDGQFAHTPEPTRENLASFCERVKQSGADVGFAQDPDADRLAIVDNTGRYIGEELTLALCADHVLGRRKGPVVVNGSTSRVTADIAEKHGCEFHRSHVGEANVVAKMQAVSAVLGGEGNGGLIDPQVGFVRDSFLAMAYVLDGLASGQESVATWADSLPQYTIVKDKLTCPRTEVEAACIALQAEYPDAAATTGDGLRLDWDDRWVQVRASNTEPILRVIAEAPQKDDAEKLCSDAVETVRAAVGME
- a CDS encoding SOS response-associated peptidase, coding for MCGRFNLRTNLTVIADTFGVKPRQMELPLRFNIAPTQDVLAIRQGDQERELFQPRWGLIPSWAKDPSIGNRMINARCETVAEKPSFRSAFKRRRCLIPATGFYEWKGKKSPKQPFHIHMQDDSVFGFAGLWETWKSPDGPTESCTIITTEPNSLTAEIHDRMPVILHEDDYTIWLTDDEPDELRGLLMPYPADEMVAEPVSRHVSNARNEGPECLNPA
- the yciA gene encoding acyl-CoA thioester hydrolase YciA, with amino-acid sequence MTDETEECLNPHGELVLRTLAMPADTNANGDIFGGWIMSQMDIAGGILSKEAANHPRMVTVGVEAMRFHKPVKIGDVVCCYGAVQRVGNTSITIHLEVWVKPVLRQEEFRCPRFMVTEADFTYVAIDDAGNKTRIKKVASTTV